The Juglans microcarpa x Juglans regia isolate MS1-56 chromosome 2D, Jm3101_v1.0, whole genome shotgun sequence DNA window TCTAAGAAGCTTAAAACCGAAAGAAGTTCATCAATTTTGTGTTCTACAGTAGAACAATGaacattaaagaaaatgaaaacaatggATCTGATTCTCATGTTAGAAATCTGAGGATTATTTAACACGAAGATGAAAAACAATAAGCTGATGATGTCGACAATTCTACTCTGTTTGCAAAATTGTGTGCAATCTGTAATATATATGCACTTGCCATGCCGAGCAATGAGATCTTTCTATATGTTCTGGAAAAGTTTGGGAAAGGTCGGCAACTGTTCATGAAGCCAATTTTTGCTTTATTACTTGTATAATGAAGTTAACACGAAAGAGAGAAACAACGTGCAATCGACCAAATGAGCCATCAGAAATAATTCCAATTCCAACAATGAGTGCAGTTTTAAGATTTCTCTTCAAGTAAACTTAAAATACAAAGCAAATCTCAAAGaaagagccaaaaaaaaaaaaaaaaacatgggtTTCGATGGAAGACAGAAATGAAGTTGGGATCTTAGAAGTACATACCTGAGCATGTTTAGCTTTAACATAAGGACTATCGCCACAAGGAACCTTGTGTATAATATGATACAagtctttctcttttttccctttggAGCTCATCTTCTTCGAGCATCCTTCCATTTTTCTGTGCTATTATCTCTGTTTTCCTTTCTCAGACACGAattataaaagagagagaaatgaaagcTGGTCTTACtccctagagagagagagagagagagagagtggggaaGCCAACATGTAGATGAAATAATAGTGTAGAGGGAACGAAAATGAACCTGGACCAGTTTTGAGCCAAAGTTCCAAACCTTTACAAGGTTGTGTACCGAACTAACAGCCAATGAACTGCTCTCAGATCCGTCTGTGAGAACACGTGTCTTCCAATCATTCAATCTTCTCATAATGACGTTGAAGCTCTAGTTTCCTTCGTGTATATCTTTCCTCTTTACGTCACCACTCGCCACGCACCAATCACTTATTTGGGCTTTCTATATTTAGTCAAACTTGGATCTTGAATGATCAGTTTCTGTGATCTCATTGAAGAAATTATGTGCGAGTTTTCTAGCATTTTACACACTTCTAAAGCTTGCCTTGCCTAGCCTTGACCGGCCTTCTGATCATCAAAATACCGGCCGGCCATTTCATATTAATTTGGTGAAAGAACATCCATTATAAATACGAAtgtaaaactatttattttcttaatttgtataattggtttgaattcaataatattaattaatgttgaatttaaaatttccgtatatatacacattaatcGGCATCCAATAATTTATAGCAAGAcgacaattaattaattaattaaagatatgtagaaaaatctaaaattaaagtACCTGAAACAAGTTGGTCTTGTTCTTGACAGCATCTTTCTAGTATTTAATTaggccttttctttttcttttttttctttgtttgataGTGATTAGGAATTCTTAAAGATTGAGCAATTACGTACGTAAGTACTTTGAATTAATGTGTTGATCACCATGagaagcatgcatgcagcttgCATGGATCGAGTATGAGAATTGTATGTGTCAAAGTCTAATAAGTTTCCGAAACGGATCatcatgccatgcatgcatgtcggCTATTTTGATGATCAACCTCCGCCGTCGATAGAACTGCAGCTTGATCTTGTCGATGATAATTAATATTGTCAGTAATAATAACGAGACAACATGAGCAATcgtaattaataataataataagaatattaataCAACGACTTaatgtgaaaaatcatctatcaaAGCTCAGGATAATATCcaaagtatttatatataatatttataagatgCATTCATCAAGATGCGTgttgtgtttttaaaaataaaagcatatattattaattcttgaaagtatttaattagtttcataccacaattaattaatatatatatgttcattttttcataaaatacgaGCATTATTGATACATGCATGATTGCATAAATAACTAGCTAGGTAGGAAAAAGTTGTCATTTGAAAATCAGAAAAGTGTGGCTTGGTCTTTGTGCCCCCCGTCTCTTTCTGCCTTCTGGAGGCCGGAGCAGAAATGAATCTGGACATCTTTTGTTTTAGCCAGAAGAACCTAGACATCTTTCATGGCCTTCGAGACATGCAGGCAAGACATGTGCAAATTAACCTCCTATACTTCCAAAAgtttgattctctctctctctctctccacctaTTCTTAGGACTGTAAATGAACAAGTCTGTTAGATAACCCACTCAGTACTcgctcggttaaactcgaatcgaactcgactcgtgaaaaaaaaaaactcatttgtaaAAGTAGATACCCGCTCGAATTGTAAATGTCACATATCCGATAAAACTCGATTCGACTCGGCTAAGACTCGTTAAGGCTCACTCGTTTATactcgagtcgactcgttagctcaactcgattaaaattcattcatatattgataaatatatatatacacatatatacacacacacatatatacatggtagtaactaataatataggcataccacttttataattaaatatataatatgtaatctaattacttatgtctataaagtaaatatacttcataagtatattttataatttgtataataattagtagataaaatttaataatttcatataatagtaTGTagaaaccatatatgaaataaatatatgctatcatattaagtgtatgtattaataatatatgtatgcatataatatattgttattttggataaatatcaactagttagatattaattatttataaattttttaaaattttatcgaGCTCGAACTCGACTCGAACTCGTTTATGGGACGAGCTCAAGCTTGAGTTGAGCGTTTAGCTTATCAAGACAAGCATCGAGAACAAGCTCGAgcgaagaataaaaaaaaatttcgagcTCAGTAAACTAAAGACcggctcggctcgattacagccatacctattatatatattacctgCCGATTCTATTAACTTTTGGAATGATCTGcctattttcattttctctatttttttaactttatcatgATTATTGCTAATTTTCATGGATTGATATGGACAATTTTGACAATTTTTCGCATTTTTAAGTACAAAATGTGCtaattataaagataaatagtttatattaaaaaatgtaaacattgtggttttaatttttttgtatatatggACCCAAAATACACATTAGTCGTAATGATTTTGGGTTCTATGTATATTTGGCCCATTTTACAGCAGCCCGAACCAAATTAGACCTAATGGACTGATAGCTAACAGTTTGATATGATCTATAGGGGTAATCGGTTTGGCCTCGGTCTGAAAAACGGGTGGATCGAAATTTTTTATCCAATCTAAATACCCGTGATTGGATTGGATCGATTACACTCCTAGATATGATAATATTAAGCTTGTGTTTGGGTACGCCAACTGTTTTTGCACTTTTCATACAAATGATTTTGTTTCCTCTTTAATATGGTTTCTCTTGAGagactttcttttaaaaaaaaaaaaactacaaattttgaagaatttgcTAGAGatctttaaaaggaaaaaatttatatccaccatctttttAGTTATTATCCcttcacttttttatttggCATCAAATGATTGTAcgaatgataaataattttataatcatttaatacaatatttaaaaggatgatgAAAACATGAACGTTTGAATAACACTAATAAAATGAAAGGGGTTCTctaaaagataacatttttaattaatgattgaTAATTAGCTAAAATGTTGTTTATTAAATGTGAAGGAGAGAAAGGAATAGATCAGGATCAAGCCCCGATCATCTTGactctaaaaaatatgaaaatgtatTTGCATAGTCTATAGCCACAGCACATTTtgcggtaaaaaaaaaaaattatattgtgaGGTGTTCTGTGGCTGTAGGCTGATGCCTAAAAATgttcaaaaaatattactttgtttataaatagaatctaattaatatttatgattCTATGGAacaatttccaaaaaaaaaaaaaaaacttaattattatgatactaaattaaaagatattCATTAATctgtatttttctttacatagtAAGTCATCAATAATCATTGACATGacgttatttatttattgactaGATAAGAAATAGCTAGCGACGAAGTAAGTAACTAAACTATGCTAAAATAATCAACGTCTCCAACCATAAACATCCAacctctttaattaattaatgtacaCTCCACTCCAAGCACATTCCAAAGTTgtttattcaaataatattgagACTTCATCCAcccattatataatatatatatatatatatatatgatcttaggTTGTCCCAATTAATTTGAGCTGATCTAGGCCAGTGTggtaatatataatttcatcataatttcttgtgaaaaataagatgatttagatttttgtgttttaaaataattagagtgACAAGAAAATATAGATTCTATTttgcattttaatttctttaatttatgatGATCTTTGATTGGTTTTCAACAAAAATGATGGTGTTTGttgttaatttgtaaaatttaaaatttatcttttaaataaaataaaatgatgtcaCGTGAATAGTATGTAATGTAAAAGTGTTAGatagaattatttttctctcatttgtaagataattattattatttataatatcatgTATCAATGTACGCCGTCATAAATGcaagttttggagagtttttattTCATACAGGCCTTTAGCAATTTTTTGTTGGCGTAGCCATTGTCCTCTTTACAGAGTGGTCGAACTATAAAATTCCTTAatagatgaaaataaataatgaaaaatgctaagtAGATTAAGAGGAGTGACCGGCAAGTGTTACCGATAAAGCattcttgtgatttttttaaatactaaaaaaaaaaaaaaatgagatgttcGATAATATTTATCTGTCACTACTCTCGAACGCTGTAGCAGCACCCATATATAATCCTTGTAGATTTATCTTAATCCTAAGCCTCATTCAACTTTTTACAACACATAAAGGTAGAGGTTGATCGCAAACCAATCCTACTAAAGGGTAGAAAGAGTCCAATATTTCGTCCTATTGAGTCAAGAATTAATTGTACTTTTATTGATTTCGATTAATGTTAGTGATTGTCATGTAAGGAGATTTTCTCCCCTCAAACCTAACGGGCCTGTGAATAACAACTAAGAGAATTAAAATCAAAGGCTTAGCCCAGAATGAACAAGGTTTCCAACCCGGCCCATGGGTAGGGTCATCTGGACGCAACCTGCAGGAGGGACTGTGTTACAGGAGATGAGACTCATCGATTTGAAAACCCATCGAGTTGTGTCCAGCTCTCGAGTGCTCGTCTGCGTAGTGAGCATAATATGCAGGAAACCCTCGATCTTCTGACAGGAAGGATATCGACAGACCACCAAGGATACTGTCTGGGAGAAGGAAATCGAAAAACCACACTGCATTAATAACACGACTACCCTAGctacacaccacattaatgacaccgtCGTATAGCCATGTTGTATTAAAGGACTTTGACACAGAGAACAGTTAAAGGATGCGAACTCTATGGGGCAAACACGATCTGTCCTCCCAgacttatagtataaataacaagTCTCAAGTACGAgaaaactctctctgatccctagactcttttactcatttacaaactttcaagagaatttactaacttttacaTCAGAGACTCCCCGACCCCAAGACCATCATTTCCTAGTTGccttttctcatatattttgcAGGCCCATTTTAAAAGATTTGAGTTGTTAGAGCCTGACTTAAAGGTAtgtgaaacacgacgttaatagTCCCAATCTAGTTGATGTCTAGCTGTTGAAGTGGTAGTCATTTGTGAGTTTTAGTTCAAGTAGAAATTGTGTTCTCATTTACTTAAAAAGTTGAGATGTAAGCaggggtgtaaatcggtccATTTTGATTCGGGAGATGATGCATCATTTTCTTGGACCGTATTGGACCGATCACCCCTAGTGGACTAGACCAAACCGTTAGTTATCggttattttgtttcattttttttgcaaataaattaataaaaaaattatttaaattactaaaattaaaattatgtgaattattaatgtgaattatgtaactaactcattaaaaaactatttaactataattatatttatgatgttaatagttactacttactaacctagactttagtatgcataattattaataatgtcctacattaaaaactaaaactctcacattttatatatagttaatgaatatcaaataatttcattgtatatagattattcatgtttgcttgcaacttaggtatttaaaaaaattacttaattactttaattaagtataaatagtagaatatgtatgaatgtattatGTATCTTCATATATTATCATACGATTTATGAGACATTATTAATggatatcatatattatttaacatttcaTATTGTTAATGataatagattagatgaaaattacataattaacttatacaacttctatataaaataatataatatatataaaaaatatttttaaaatatatatactaatttggTTCGGTCCAAAAGTCATATACCCCGAGACCAGACCAAAACCCATTCGGTCCACCATCTGTGAGACTGAAACCGACCACTCATAGTTTTGGTCTGGTCCAGACCGAATCAGTCAGTTTTTTTGAACTGGAATGAGACTTTTTCACCCCTAGATGtaagtataaatattatcttACTAAATGAATAAAGGCATCTCAGAGAATTATTTGCCCTCAACGTAAGTCTCGTTAGAATTTTGAGATAGCTCTAAATATCACAAcctatattttttatggttttactttttatgattattaTCTTATTAAATTGATGGATTTTATGATTATTTCGATGGTTTCTCGAGGAGAGACAACTGAAGCCGCGATCAAAGGtgagttgaaaattaattaacattaataataattttaaaaaattctattcccCACATACCATAccatacttttattttcttttcctactCTTACTAATGTatgatatatggatgatgagtataggaattcaattagtttaagaaaagtaaaaccaaaaaatatttataaaaaaaatatgatgtatgatatatagaGATGATGAATCACAAAACTCAATAATTTTATCTGGTGTACACCACATCATGTCCAAAGGTACTCCCTCTTTTTCATCACTTAATAAAGTAGACACAAGTGGCCTAGTTTTATTGGGCTTTAGCGGACTTCATGGCACAAAGAGTACAAGGAGACCaatggagaagaaaataaataaagacatgGAATAAATACAAAAGGGTATTGGCAACCACATGAATTATGGCAATCATAAACCAACCATATTGATCTTCCGCTGTACGCAAAATATGAACAGAACAACCTTGCCCCTATCCATATAGTGAAAACACAGACACTGCACAATAATGCTGGACATTGTGAACCACATTTCACGCTATTAGAACTGTAACCATTATAGATTGAACCCATAGGCCAAGGCAAACATTCAGCTAAAGCAAGGAGAACAGTTCTTTTTATGCCTGGTTCCCACCACCCCGTCCACGGCCACCCATCAGTCCCCGGCCTCGCCCACCATATCCTCTGCCCCCTCCACCTCTACCTTTTTCATACCCAGTACCTATAGGAAAATCAAGGTGCATGAAATGATTAGCcatcattttaatttgtataagCATGTAACTTATCATGATCTgataccacaaaaaaaaaaaagacctgcaacaaaataaaaaagtggcACATCCATGGATATATACTTGGCAGAAATTAATCTCACCAATAAGTTCATAACTGCACAAATCGATCGATATACAAGGTGCGGTAAGAAGTTATGCTTGCACATTTAAATAAAGATACGTACTGTGATAACCCCAACCTCGGACTCGCCCACCACCTCGGCCCCGGTTTGAATATCCACCATTATCTATTAATAAGAGTGCAGGTGAAAAAAGGTCAcacttccaataaaaaaaacaacaatataTAATCCATCCGCTTCCATAAAATAATCCAATATTCTAAATGTATACCTTGATAATTTCCATATCCACCTTGATAGTGTCCGTATCCACCTTGATAGTTTCCGTATCCACCCCTGCCCCAATTCcgtcctctccctctcccacgAACCTGTCCTCGGCCATATGAATCTAGAAATCAAGAGCAAGAAACATGTTATGTTTTACATCAGGagagatattaaaacaaaaggaGTCCTCACCCACAAgggagaaaaaattaaaagaaaaagaaaaggttatcTCAAGAAGTAATGCAAAATATTCACTTGATGCTTGCATCACCTTCATTAACAGCATTGTATGTGGCACGTGCTTGTTTAGCTGGCTGTTGCTGCTGATAAGTAGATTGTGGCTTCGGTTGTTCAGCATAATGTGGAGCTTGGTACCTGTGGACAAAATTTAAGACATCCTCATGACACTTGATAAAAGCCAAGTTGAAAAACaagatgagaaatattatacataatatGCCTTTGAGGCAGCATGGGCTTCTGAAAAATCACATCAGGAAGTATAGGATAAAATACTAATGGTTGGTCC harbors:
- the LOC121248568 gene encoding abscisic acid and environmental stress-inducible protein-like, encoding MTRHVSMIAITLSPRELNKNSPGYQAPHYAEQPKPQSTYQQQQPAKQARATYNAVNEDSYGRGQVRGRGRGRNWGRGGYGNYQGGYGHYQGGYGNYQDNGGYSNRGRGGGRVRGWGYHSTGYEKGRGGGGRGYGGRGRGLMGGRGRGGGNQA